A genomic segment from Bacteroidota bacterium encodes:
- a CDS encoding nucleotidyltransferase family protein gives MNATKSVAIILAGGLGTRLRSVISDLPKPMAPVNGKPFLHYIFQYLAKNQISETILSVGYKHETIKEYFGEEYLGIKIRYSIEEEPLGTGGGIKKAFDMVQDEAYVLNGDTFFDVDLSALRNFYFQSNSDLVLSLKKLSNFDRYGTVELDANNRVTEFCEKKFMTEGLVNGGVYFFRKNLFAQVEVSEKFSFEKDVLEKYSSSLKFSGKAFDGYFIDIGIPEDYQKAQHEFK, from the coding sequence ATGAACGCTACAAAATCCGTTGCTATTATCCTCGCCGGTGGCTTAGGCACGCGCCTTCGCTCGGTGATTTCCGACTTGCCCAAACCAATGGCACCGGTCAACGGAAAACCTTTTCTGCACTATATCTTTCAATACCTTGCCAAGAACCAAATTAGTGAAACCATCCTATCCGTCGGATACAAGCATGAAACCATCAAAGAATATTTTGGTGAGGAATATTTGGGAATAAAAATCCGGTATTCCATCGAAGAAGAACCACTCGGAACCGGCGGAGGAATTAAGAAGGCTTTCGATATGGTGCAAGACGAAGCATACGTCCTTAATGGCGATACCTTTTTTGACGTGGACTTATCTGCCCTACGCAATTTTTATTTTCAATCAAACAGTGATCTTGTTCTTTCCTTGAAGAAGCTAAGCAACTTTGACCGCTACGGAACCGTAGAGTTGGATGCCAACAACCGCGTTACCGAATTCTGTGAAAAGAAATTCATGACCGAAGGCCTCGTTAACGGTGGCGTCTATTTCTTCCGCAAGAATCTTTTTGCACAAGTAGAAGTCTCCGAAAAATTCTCCTTTGAAAAAGATGTTTTAGAGAAATACTCCTCTTCCCTGAAATTCAGCGGAAAGGCATTTGATGGCTATTTCATTGACATCGGCATTCCCGAAGACTACCAAAAAGCCCAACATGAATTTAAGTGA
- a CDS encoding histidine phosphatase family protein, whose amino-acid sequence MKRQLILIRHTKSNWDNPLDSDFDRPINKDRVNDTLRMSKKLKDLGLKPDLILCSPANRTRQTAEYFCKALNFETENVLFDKRLYESPAEEYLEVVQETEADIKTLVVVGHNPSTTHFANLFLDEKVLQVPTTGVVWIEFNHPDWHLSPPSVKGHLKYFLTPKAL is encoded by the coding sequence ATGAAAAGACAGCTTATTTTAATCCGCCACACAAAATCTAACTGGGACAACCCACTTGATTCAGATTTTGACCGACCTATCAATAAAGACCGGGTAAACGATACTTTAAGAATGTCAAAGAAGCTGAAAGACTTAGGTTTGAAACCTGACCTCATTCTTTGCAGCCCTGCCAATCGCACCCGGCAAACCGCTGAATACTTTTGCAAGGCTTTAAATTTTGAAACAGAGAATGTACTTTTCGATAAGCGCCTCTATGAATCCCCTGCCGAAGAATATCTCGAGGTCGTACAAGAAACAGAAGCAGACATAAAGACGCTCGTCGTCGTAGGTCACAATCCATCTACCACACACTTTGCCAACTTGTTCCTTGACGAAAAAGTTCTCCAAGTACCAACCACCGGCGTGGTCTGGATAGAGTTCAATCATCCCGATTGGCACCTATCTCCTCCATCAGTGAAAGGCCACTTGAAATACTTCCTGACTCCAAAAGCCTTATAG
- a CDS encoding pyridoxal phosphate-dependent aminotransferase — protein MPKISKKGQEMPASPIRKLVPYADSAKKRGTKIYHLNIGQPDLETPKQFWETLKKLDMKVLEYCPSNGLEAYRKKFAGYYNRIGIEVDASQFMITEGASEALSFGMMSCLNEEDEIIIPEPMYANYIGFATAGHIRVRPIPTSIESGFALPPMADFEKVITPKTKAILICNPNNPTGYFYSKEEMLTLREICLKHDLYLFVDEVYREFLYGDKTFFSALNLEGMEQHVIVFDSISKRFSACGARIGALVTRNKEVLNTVLKFGQMRLSPPSLGQIAGEGLFDLGKEYYDSILAEYKKRRDVLVEGLNKIPGVYCPNPGGAFYAVASLPVRDTDVFCQWMLEQFSHQGATVMMAPASGFYSTAGSGKNQVRIAYVLNTEDLKAAISCLEAGLKEYAKTEVSALVN, from the coding sequence ATGCCAAAGATTTCAAAGAAAGGGCAGGAGATGCCCGCCTCGCCGATTCGCAAATTAGTTCCTTATGCCGACTCGGCAAAAAAGAGGGGGACGAAGATTTATCACTTGAACATCGGGCAGCCCGATTTGGAGACGCCGAAGCAGTTTTGGGAGACGCTGAAGAAGTTGGATATGAAGGTGCTGGAGTATTGTCCGAGCAATGGGCTGGAGGCGTATCGGAAGAAGTTTGCGGGTTATTATAACCGGATAGGGATTGAGGTGGATGCGTCGCAGTTTATGATTACGGAGGGGGCGAGCGAGGCGTTGTCGTTTGGGATGATGAGTTGTTTGAATGAGGAGGATGAAATTATTATTCCGGAGCCGATGTATGCCAACTATATTGGTTTTGCGACGGCGGGGCATATTCGGGTGCGGCCGATTCCGACTTCGATTGAAAGTGGTTTTGCATTGCCGCCGATGGCGGATTTTGAAAAGGTGATTACGCCGAAAACGAAAGCGATTTTGATTTGTAATCCGAATAATCCGACGGGTTATTTTTATAGCAAAGAAGAGATGTTGACGCTACGGGAAATTTGTTTGAAGCATGATCTTTATCTTTTTGTGGATGAGGTGTATCGAGAGTTTTTGTATGGCGATAAAACATTTTTCAGCGCCTTGAATCTGGAGGGGATGGAGCAGCATGTGATTGTGTTTGATTCTATTTCTAAACGTTTCAGCGCCTGCGGAGCGCGGATTGGAGCTTTGGTGACGAGGAACAAGGAGGTGCTGAATACGGTGTTGAAGTTCGGGCAGATGCGGTTGAGTCCGCCGTCGCTGGGGCAGATAGCCGGTGAAGGTTTGTTTGATTTAGGGAAGGAATATTATGATTCGATTCTGGCAGAATACAAGAAGCGTCGCGATGTGTTGGTGGAGGGGTTGAATAAAATACCGGGTGTGTATTGCCCGAATCCCGGCGGGGCTTTTTATGCGGTGGCATCGCTGCCGGTGCGCGATACGGATGTTTTTTGTCAGTGGATGTTGGAGCAATTTTCGCATCAGGGCGCTACGGTGATGATGGCACCGGCTTCGGGTTTTTATTCCACGGCGGGTTCGGGTAAGAACCAAGTGCGCATAGCTTATGTGTTGAACACGGAAGATTTGAAAGCAGCTATTTCTTGTTTGGAAGCAGGGCTGAAAGAGTATGCAAAGACAGAGGTTAGTGCTTTAGTGAATTAG
- a CDS encoding IS110 family transposase: MKTYEWFMGIDVSKGKLDIALLKGNEKQYQGIIENRVPAIKSLIKDLQKKYPDFDLKVCLIGVEHTGIYNNHLLVVAQEQQWNLCLESAIHIKQSGGLQRGKNDQVDALRIAQYVYKNRAEIKLWQSPRAVITQLKQLTGMRDRLIAAKKQLEVVLKENESFQAKQVTKYMAACCKKSIHALATDIAATEKKIKEVIENDSELKRLFTIVTSVPGVGVVTATSIVISTNEFKRIKEPRKYACYAGVAPFEHSSGSSVRGKTRVSRKANLHAKSLLHMVAMTAILHNPEMKLYYTRKVAEGKSKMNVINAVRNKIVHQIFACVRDNRVYEKIYYPLLA; encoded by the coding sequence ATGAAAACTTATGAATGGTTTATGGGCATAGACGTATCCAAAGGGAAGTTAGATATTGCACTTCTCAAAGGCAATGAAAAGCAGTATCAGGGAATCATCGAGAACAGGGTTCCGGCTATAAAGTCTTTAATCAAAGACCTTCAGAAGAAGTATCCTGATTTTGATTTAAAGGTATGCTTGATTGGAGTAGAGCATACCGGTATTTACAATAACCATTTACTTGTTGTGGCCCAAGAACAGCAATGGAACTTGTGCTTGGAATCGGCTATTCATATTAAGCAATCCGGAGGGTTACAGCGAGGCAAAAACGATCAGGTAGATGCGCTTCGAATTGCTCAATATGTTTACAAAAACAGAGCAGAAATAAAACTATGGCAATCTCCCAGAGCAGTCATTACGCAACTCAAGCAGCTTACAGGGATGCGCGACCGTTTAATTGCAGCTAAGAAACAGTTGGAAGTTGTGTTAAAGGAAAATGAATCTTTCCAGGCCAAACAAGTGACCAAATACATGGCGGCTTGTTGCAAGAAAAGTATTCATGCTTTAGCTACAGATATTGCTGCTACTGAAAAGAAAATAAAGGAAGTGATTGAGAACGACTCCGAGCTTAAACGTTTATTTACCATTGTAACCTCTGTGCCTGGTGTAGGAGTGGTAACCGCTACATCAATTGTTATTAGCACCAATGAATTTAAGCGCATTAAGGAGCCGAGAAAGTATGCTTGTTATGCCGGAGTAGCACCTTTTGAACATTCTTCAGGGAGTAGTGTTAGAGGAAAAACAAGGGTGTCTCGTAAAGCCAACCTGCATGCAAAATCTCTATTACACATGGTTGCCATGACCGCTATCCTTCACAATCCTGAAATGAAATTATACTATACAAGAAAGGTAGCTGAAGGGAAAAGCAAAATGAATGTGATTAATGCAGTAAGAAATAAAATTGTGCATCAGATTTTTGCATGTGTCAGGGACAACAGAGTGTATGAAAAAATATATTACCCTTTACTTGCTTAA
- a CDS encoding HAD-IIIA family hydrolase, which yields MNLSELKINKTWTLFLDRDGVINLHYPNDYVKTWDEFYFLEGALDAIRDLSQLFRRIIIVTNQQGVGREIMSQEDLDFIHAEMMREVRKHGGRIHAIYSATELRERDVNQMRKPAIGMAKKAKRDFPEIDFSKALIVGDAATDMQFGRAAGIFTVFVGDKKKLNEPEQQQVDTYCDSLRDFANSLKH from the coding sequence ATGAATTTAAGTGAACTGAAAATCAACAAAACCTGGACGCTCTTCCTCGACCGAGATGGCGTGATCAATCTTCACTACCCGAACGATTACGTCAAAACCTGGGACGAGTTCTATTTCCTCGAAGGCGCGCTTGATGCCATCCGCGATTTATCTCAACTCTTTCGCCGAATCATCATCGTCACCAACCAACAAGGCGTGGGCCGCGAAATTATGAGTCAGGAAGATTTAGATTTTATCCATGCCGAAATGATGCGCGAAGTGCGCAAACATGGCGGAAGAATCCACGCCATCTATTCCGCTACTGAATTGAGAGAGCGAGACGTAAACCAAATGCGCAAGCCCGCCATCGGTATGGCCAAAAAGGCAAAACGTGATTTCCCCGAAATTGATTTCTCCAAAGCCCTGATAGTGGGCGATGCCGCCACCGACATGCAGTTCGGCCGAGCCGCCGGTATCTTCACCGTCTTTGTAGGCGATAAAAAGAAATTGAATGAACCGGAGCAGCAACAGGTGGACACCTATTGCGATTCCCTCCGCGACTTTGCTAATTCACTAAAGCACTAA